One window of Cohnella hashimotonis genomic DNA carries:
- a CDS encoding DUF58 domain-containing protein, translated as MKRLPQVRFGWFCGILYLSALSFVVFQGGKTSLMLFVIMNGLGLYLLLGRWSGIGGIQGKRALGAVPGQDGLYAAGSRLKVRLQLQVPGFWPLPYVIVRERLVRLSGSDLQEYELSFVPDYKRRGQVEYESAPLRRGRYQFLETKCSTRDIFGLFEHQGAFREDLHIKVLPRMIELQEWRHLRKARTGQIEQRASSLWARETTQIDGVRDYIHGDRMSRIHWNATARTGQWKSKEYEREALPRFVIVLDRRAGAYRSADAFELAVSTATSLLNLALRRGMPVGFVSAGKDTAWFGAGKMPVNRDLLMEHLIDVEADGEDALDRVLRKTSEKFEAGASYVLVSPSMEDETLFALEGLSARRTGPSHIHIAERTPQAEPSERLQQWSRTFRGRQWELCSITRLEDLPKALEAGTA; from the coding sequence ATGAAGCGCCTGCCTCAGGTCCGCTTCGGCTGGTTCTGCGGGATTTTGTATTTGTCGGCTTTATCGTTTGTCGTTTTCCAGGGCGGCAAAACTTCGTTGATGCTGTTCGTTATTATGAACGGCCTGGGGCTCTACCTGCTCCTGGGACGATGGAGCGGCATCGGCGGCATCCAGGGCAAGCGGGCGCTTGGCGCCGTTCCCGGCCAAGACGGTCTGTACGCGGCGGGTTCCCGCCTCAAGGTCCGATTGCAGCTGCAAGTCCCAGGGTTTTGGCCGCTGCCTTACGTTATTGTCCGCGAACGGCTGGTCCGCTTAAGCGGCTCGGATCTCCAGGAATACGAATTGTCCTTCGTGCCCGATTACAAACGCCGCGGCCAGGTCGAATACGAATCCGCGCCGCTTCGGCGGGGCCGTTATCAATTTCTGGAGACCAAGTGCTCCACACGCGATATTTTCGGCCTTTTCGAGCATCAGGGCGCATTTCGGGAAGACCTGCATATCAAGGTGCTGCCGCGCATGATCGAGCTGCAGGAATGGCGCCATCTGAGGAAGGCACGCACCGGTCAGATCGAGCAGCGCGCCAGCTCCCTCTGGGCGAGGGAGACGACGCAGATCGACGGCGTCAGAGACTACATCCACGGCGACCGGATGTCGCGTATTCACTGGAACGCCACCGCCCGCACGGGGCAGTGGAAATCCAAGGAATACGAGCGCGAGGCGCTGCCCCGCTTCGTCATCGTGCTGGACCGGCGCGCCGGCGCTTACCGCAGCGCGGACGCGTTCGAGCTGGCCGTGTCGACGGCCACCTCGCTGCTGAATCTCGCGCTGCGAAGAGGGATGCCGGTCGGCTTCGTATCCGCCGGCAAGGACACCGCCTGGTTCGGCGCCGGCAAAATGCCGGTGAACCGGGATTTGTTAATGGAGCATCTGATCGACGTCGAGGCGGACGGGGAGGATGCGCTCGATCGCGTGCTCCGCAAGACGTCGGAGAAGTTCGAGGCCGGCGCGAGCTATGTGCTCGTCAGTCCGTCGATGGAGGACGAAACCTTGTTCGCGCTTGAAGGCTTGTCGGCCAGACGGACCGGACCGAGCCATATCCATATCGCAGAGCGGACGCCGCAAGCCGAGCCGTCCGAACGTCTGCAGCAGTGGTCGCGCACATTCCGCGGCAGGCAGTGGGAGCTATGCTCGATTACGCGCCTGGAGGATCTTCCCAAGGCATTGGAGGCGGGCACCGCTTGA